The DNA region ACAACAAAAGTTAAATACAAAAGGTCTGGAAAAAACATATACCTATTGTGATGCAGCGGTTAGCAAATATTAAATCACCTGCACAAGCTCGTCATCAAAAGACAAGTACTTTGGTTTATCTGCCTTTGAGTAAACTCGAATTTCTGCCCCAGTTCGCCTTCTCATTTCAGTAATTATCTTCCCACCTTCCCCAAGAATACAGCCAACTTTGCTTGATGGTACAACAAGCCTTGTACTCACATGGCGTTTCTCAGAGAGTACACTCAATTTATCATGGAGCAACATGAGTGCCTCAATTGTTGGGGATATTGGATCAGCTGGTATCTGAACAAATAAGGATGTAAAATTGTGAATGCTCATGCTGTAAGTTGGTATTAGAAGGGGTTGGCAATTGGAACAACCATCTGCATTACCTCCTCAGATGAAACAATAATAAGCCTTTCTCCAGAAGCATCTTTGTCAACTTCTTGAACCTTAATGCGAGCACCAGTCTGCTGCTCTACCCGCTTGACATTAGCCCCGCTTTTCCCAATAACTGAACCAATGAGCTCAGAGGCACACAGAATTCTGACAGAAAACTCCTCAGTTTCAGCAACAGTTCGCAATGGCCCATCTCTATATGGATCAAGCAGGGGTACAGGTGGTGGATGATCAAAATGCAAGTGTGGAAACATCAGGTTTCCATGTGGTACTGGTGGAGACTCGCGTTTCCTTTGCGTGCTTGCATGTATTATTTCCTCAAGAGGTAGGTTTTCTTTACGAGGATGTTGATGGAGACGAGTAGATATTTCATAGAGAGCTTTTCTTACAAGAGAAGGTGCTCCAGTTATCTGAAATATCAAAAGCACAATAGGATATTCATGTCCAAGAATGAAATTAAAATAGAACATGCCAATGGAAATTAAAATAGAACATGCCAACCCAAAATTCATTTAATTAATTGACAGGGAAATTAAGTTATCAAAAACATGAGAAACTCGCGAAGTAGGACAGCATTTGATGTGTTTGTTTCCGTAAAAGTAATACATGAATAGTTGAATACTAATCAAATAAAAGAAACACTATATGAGGCTACAGGAATCGATGGAAGGAAAAGGCATTACTAAGCTGAATAAGATAAGAAAGGAGTTTTTACAGTATAACTTGCCTGCACCAGTTCATCACTTCTAAGTGCACATAGGGGAAGGTTTTCAGATGGCAAGACACGGATCCCTGCACCAGTATCATTTCGCAGTTGTTGTATGATGGAGCCACCTTTTCCTAGAAGGCAGCCAACTTGATTGCCTTGAACCAAAATTCGGGCAGTCACATCATCAGCACTTTCAGACTCTTTGTCGGCAACTCCATTATGAAATTCATCTGCCACAATCTTATCATGTATCTTCAATAAGGCATCTTGGGCAGAACAATGGGGCTTCATGCTCCCTAATCCATCACTAGATATATTTTCAGCTGCTTCATCAGCTTGTTCAGAATGATTCTGGTAGTTGAAGATGATAATTACTCTCTCATCTGCACCAGGAATGGAATCAGCAACCCTTATCTTTGATTTAGTTTCCTCTCTAAGGGTCTTAACAACGTCACCACCTCTCCCCAAGACACTGCCTATCTTTTTTACCGGGCACAATATCCTGTAAATGGTTTCAATTGGTTCAGAGGACATAGATGTGTCATCATGCCTGGAGTTTACCCGTTTCCTCTTTCCATCATCAAAACTGGAATGCGTCCTCTTTTTGGAGTTACTTCTTCTAGAATTACCATGATCCATCAAACTCAATTTTGTAGTCCACCTTTGTCTACATAACGAATGATCCATCAGCATAAACAGAATAAGATACTGATAAGAAGGTAATGCAGAAATGAAAGGATGTTGCATGCAACAAGCCTTGGGCATCTCCAATGATGATACACACATAAGCTTGTATGTTATGCACGTAACAAAATCCTGAAGCTGCTGTTAAAAGTTCATGTTGCTATTTTGTTCTACAGAATACCAGTATAGGTAATCTGTACAACAGCAGGTAACCATGCACAGACCAAAATACCCCGGCAACCTCAAGTCACGCCGACCCAAGATACAGTTACCAGCAATTAAGTTTTCAAATATCTAAATATATTCAGGCAGCATGCATTATTTGGTTCCTTTAAATAAAAGGGCTACCCCTGCATAACTTGGTCCCATTGTAAGTTACAGCACAATTTTATTTAACAAAAGAGAGTGAATAACAATGTGTGCATGGAGTATGCAAAATCTAGCGCCTTATGGCAATGAAAATCCACTAATCCAGCCTAAGAGATAGTCAAAACACGATTTTTAAGTTCATTTTTCATGAAATGCAGATATAGTGCCAGCAATGGTCAAAAAAGGAACATCGTATTTTAAGGTGCCATGCCTAATTTAAATACAGACGAAAACATTTAACATTGTAAAGGTTCAGGGGCTGTGGCATAAATAAACAATTTGACAAAATTGCTTCATCAACGTTTTCACCAAATCAAGGCACAGAAAATATTCCATTATGATTCCATAAAGACCTAAACGATCAAGTATAAATAAAATTCCAGTTCTGTTGGTTCCTACAAAGAAACTGGTTGTACCAGGGCGGAAAGGCATAGGCAACTAGATAGCTACAGCTTGAATTTTATACAAGCATGATTGCATAAAATCATAACGCCTTCCCAACACCCCACTTTGGTGAATGTTTAATACATGTCCACGTGGTATGAACTGATGTTGCAAGCAATTAAATGAGAAAAGAGAATGAGCTAATGTCTTGTGGAATTAACAAGCTGGGCTCATAATCCTAGACATAAAAAAAACAACCAAATAGGCATTTGGGGAGAGGAAGTGTAATCGATATGCATTGGAAGGAACAACGTGGCAATCACACCTCGTCAGGCGATTACCTAAAGCGAGGCACCAAATTGTCAACTGTAAATCCTGATCCTACTGCACTCTACAAGCATGTATTAAAAAATAGCAATCCAACACCCCAATGAAACACAGCGTAAGGCAAATCATTAGAGCACTTGAGCACGTTCACAAAATTCTCAGCAATTCTGTTTACACTAGCATGGGAAAGCTGCTGGTTGACCTCCCATGTATTAGCTCATAATATCAGTCAAGCTCAAACTTTGATTACACAGATTTCAGCAACCTCAATTCATGTTCAATCAACAACACAAGAAAGATACCAAGCTGAGCACACTGCGCATGAGCCCACTTACAGAGGTATTCGCACAGATGGTTAACTTAGGTGCATGGGAATTCAACTGAATCACCAGATATTTTGGAAAAACAAACTCGCTACATCCAAAGAGAACCAGCTAGGGCCAAATTGAACGGACTGACGTGCCTATCCCGAGAAAAGAATAATGGATTTGATTGGTAAcaggggcggacccagcatAGGACATGGATGTCCTGTGCACGCATACACACCCGATAATTTTGCAAACGAAATCGAAGTTAGTAAGTAATGTAATGTAACTGGatcagatccgaatacaaatagttttgttagggtttggggtgctcCGTCTCGCACAGCAGAAGCACAGAGAAGGGCGGGCATACCTGGTGGATGGCTCGTCGCCGGAAAAGGGCTGGGCGAAGACGTGACGaatggcgccgccgctcgcccagtcgTCGCCGCCAGGGAAGACAAGGGAGGAGAGAGTcggagagaagggaaaggggGAAAGAAACACAGATGAGACTGAGGCTCGGAGCCTGAGGGGGAGGGCTGTCAATAAGTCGTGCTCGAGCGAGCCTGCCACCTCAAGCTGGAGTTCGACAGCATCCCTAGCCCACCGAGCCATAAGCTCGCCAACGTTCCAGCTCGACTCGAATAGGCTTAGAGCGGCTCGACATCAGATAGAGAAAAAGAATATTCATATTTTTGGAGGTCACAGCACAACGGTTCGATAGCCGACAGACAAATGATATAAGCGGCATCGATGATGGAATGAGAAGATATATACGGATGTAAAAGTTACAGTCTGATTGGTTGGCTACTAAAATTTACCATGTTAAAATATAGGCATGTCAAAAGATTTAGCATTTATTTAAAAGTAGCTCACCTTTTAAAATTGCTAATATTTTGGTAAAAAAAGATTGGCATGCCTGCATTTTGGTATGCCCATATTTTGGCATTGCCTATATTTTGGTAACCAACCGATCAAACCCTTAACAACAAAAGAAAACTAAAAAAGGATATCTGGATATTTAAATTAATCTTACTATTTTGTGCATTTCTTAGTTTATACGATGCAATAACTCGCTAGTTAGTATCATCAGCCTCCAGCTATACTTGAGTTTTATTGAATAGCTCGATATCGGATCATTAACTCGTGAGCTCCAAGTTAGCCTCAAACTTGACTTGATTTCTAGTATAGTTAAGCTTAAATTAAGATTTTAACTAGTTAAATTTGAATAACTCATGAATCTCGAACTTTTCTAGTAACTCTGTCAAGAGAGAGCGGTGAACTGTCAGTACCTAGCAGGTAGGTTAGTAGGTATAAGTTTGTGATATGCTACTTTTTCTCAACCTATGTTTCTTTTTTATATAATGTTATCTTTTATCCTATGAATATAAACGTGCATCCTATTCTTATGATTATGTGAGACTGAATTTTAATCTATTTAATATCTAAATATCTTAATGATAGCGGATTAACAATAAGAAATATTTATAATCTCTGGGAGATGAAAAGATTGTTGTCAAATTTTTTTAATTCCGTACTGCTTCATGACTCTAGAAATAAAACTTTATTATGAGAGGAGGCTTCAAAATAAAGTTACTGGTAAAAGATTTTTAAAAAATTGAAAAATCAAGGGAGAAACTGGAAAGCCTAAGGAGAGGCCGTGAAGGGAGGACCGTAGGAGGAAAGTAAAATAGTTGTTTGGTTTCCTTCCTCAACATTCCTTCTCCCTTCACCCACTCCACCTAACAACCTGGATGAAGTTTTAGCGCCAGCGAAGAGGTCACGGGTGGAGAAAGAGGATCCTGAGAGCGAGCAAGGCAATCCGAATCCTCTCTCCCCCACAGCTCAGGATGAGCATAAATAACTGATAATAGAAAACCAAAATGAAATAACCGAGACCGAAACCGAAAATTTCCATCATAGAACTTGATTGGTTGGCTACCAAAACATAGGTATGCCAAAATATGGGCATTCCAAAACGTGGTTATGCCAATCTTTTCTACCAAAACTATCGGTTCCAAAAATGACCGACAGTAAATCTACTCGAAATGTGTATCGCGCATCGTGATTAGAGATGACATAACACACAAtcactcaagatttatactggttcaggcaaaaattgtgccctacgtccagtcaGAGGTCCGtcggttgtattgcttgagcctagGTGTTCGTGAGAGTTTAGAGAGTTATAAACTTGCGAGTGGATGATGTGGTATGATTGAGATCTGTCGAGGTTGTTTTTTCTAAGCAGATGACCCTCCTTTTTATAGTCCAAAAGGGATCTCCGTTACAGAGAAAGGTAGAAAGATAGAGTGTTCCTTGCTTCGCCGGTCGGAGTCACCAGCTCTGTCAGCCGAGGCCGCCAGCTCTGTCGGTCGGGGCTTCCCGATGACCACTGTGCAGATCCTGCATCGTAGGATGACCGTCTTATTTTATCCCTGTGCGTCATGCTCCATCACTCTGTTGTAATGGAGGAGTGTTTGCTGCGGCGTGATAACGTTGCATCCCGTCCTTTCGCAAGGACGGGCAGTGGAATAGTGTTCCCCCACTATAGCAACGGAGTCAACGGAGGGGACTGTAACCCCCGTACCTCCACAGAGGGAGTGACTGGCCAGCAAGTTAACTCCGGCGTGTCCGTCCTTATTCTCAACACCTAACCCCGGGGACGGTCAGTATGCGAGGCCTGGCCGGTCCCCGACCTCGCTAATCGGGGAAAATGACATGCATGGTGGAGTTCGGTTGGCGTCTTAAATTGGAATCATAGTACGGATCTAAGATTTGATTGTCCCCTCGGTCGGGGACGTGGGCTGAGGCTCCAGCCGACCGGCCGGTCGGAACCGTGGGCCTAGGCGGCTTGGAGAAAATCACAGCCCAGAGGGCGCCTGTTTGATCCACGCGTAGTTTTAAACCATTCAGAACACCAGCAATAATTAGGTCTGCTGGGGACCCCGGGTCCCTGAAGCTATCAATAATGTTGGTATTTATTTTTAACTTCCAACCATGCAAATTTTTTTTAGCATACCTACATTTTAGCATGGCAAATTCTGATAGGCAACCAATCGCGCCCAAAACTCGGTCTTAAATATCAAATGACTGAAATTATCTCTGTTAAATCGGTTATTAGTCTCAGGTAACCGAATTACCTGAGAAGAACCGAAATTCAATCAACTGAGCCTACAAACACCTGCAATACCAGCCCAAAAGCATCTAACCACCCTCACCCAgtccaccccgccgccgcacctccagGCTCCAGCTCGCCACGCGCAcaggtggccgccgccgcccctcccgcccGCAGCCCGCGCAGgtggccgccgctcctcccgtcCACCGCCTGCCGTCCGCTTCCTCGGGTAGTTCGGTTTATGACCGAAACCGAACCGAAATAACCGAAGACCTAAGTGCTCGGTCTCAGATTTTGTTAGGAACCGATCGGTCTTGAGTTTCTGATAACCCAAATTTCAGAAAACCCGAGGAACCGAACCGAATTTCTCGGTCTGACCGAATGCCCACAGTGACCCGCAGCGGGAGTCCCAGCTTTTGATGACGGCGGTCGTCGCAGATGGCCACCAAGCGAGCCTACAAGCTCCGTATCCTGTGTATTGCCGGTTTGAGGATTCTGATTCGGAATATTCGAAGTCGAATTGCTTTGCTTGCTTGTTTGAATCGGTGCAGCTAGGTTTTAGTTGGGTTGGGTTTGCTCACGGACTCACGGTGAACGAATTCGGTCCTGTTTCCGAGTCTCGGGTTGTTGTGGTGTTCACTGTTCATATTGGTTTTGTTATCGTGAGCCTGTGATTTGGTGGAGCGCACTGCAGGAGTTGTGTAGGCCATAGGAACCATCCGAGCTGCCTTGCTATTGCTACTTGACAGAATGAAATTTAGTGCGGGAATCGGAAGCGGTATTGCCAAGTTTCAGACCTGGAACAATACAGTTTTCTGCATAAGATCAAACAAATTTTTCTGGTCTGGGTTAGCCAGAGTGAGGAGAATCGTTCTATTGTGTGCCAGCAAACCTTACTCCCGTGCTCTGTAGTTTGGCATTTGTGTGATAGGTTGTATCAGTTGCTGTAAATGGGATCATGCTGTATGTTCTGATTTATGAAGTCCTGTCACCTATCAAATGAAAGTTGGGAAGATCAATTCGGAATGTCTAGATGTCATACTTTTTATTCTTTCCATCGAGAACTTAGGTCTTAGGTGCTTGTAACTTCATGCCAACTATTTCTCTTCATTGAGAAGTCCATACCTGAGTATGGACTTAGTGTTATGCCATCAATTGGTGTCATTTGATATCAGTAAATGCAACTTATCATATGAACGTTGGGAGGATCAATTCAGAATGTCCAAATGCCATACTTGTTATTTCTTTCCATCAAGAGCTCTGGTCGTAGGTGCTTGCATAGAATGAATGGTTCAGCTACTGAAATAAAATCATGGCACCACTAAAATAATCCATGCGTCGTTGAGAATGTAGGTGCTAGCATAGCATGATTATGCTGCTACTGGTATAAACTTAGTGTTAACCTGGTGTCATTTGACGTCGAGAACGTCAATGGTGACCAGCCATTCTGATAATATGATGAGTAATTAAGTATTCTATACTCTGGATCTTCCGTCATTATTTTCCTTGTGGAAAATGTGTACTTAGATCCTTTAAAAAGTGAATTATGAAATAAAATGTAAAGATGATGTGCTGCAACCGTGATAATCCAAAACATTCGATTATATCTTGTTTCCTTGACAATGATCAGAGGAGTTCGTTGCACATGCTTCCAGTGTCAATTGTGCCAAGTTTGGGAGGCGGACATCGAGGATCCTCATCACTGGTGGGGAGGATTTGAAGGTCAATCTTTGGGCTGTAGGGAAACCCAGTGCCCTCCTGGTAATTTCCTATAGAATATTCTGCCGTTTCGTGTGTATTCTCATTCTTACTCTTTTTGGTAATCAACTATCTAACTCAAGTGATTGTCATTGTACATTACAGAGCCTATCGGGCCTTACAAGTCCAGTTGAGTCAGTGAGCTTTGACTCTTCTGAAGTTACCATAGGTGCTGGTTCTGCAAGTGGAACAATAAAAATATGGGATGTTGAGGAGGCGAAAGGTATGAACAGTATTGATGCTTCGGTACATTTTGCATTGAATACATAAACTGCAATTGTGTTATGCAATTGTCTCTGTTTTGATTGACTATCGTGCACAATGCGCAGTTGTCCGAACTTTCACTGGGCACAGATCAAATTGTGCATCGCTTGATTTCCATCCTTTTGGAGAATTCTTGGCCTCTGGGTCTTCAGATACAAACATGAAAATATGGGATATTCGAAAGAAGAAATGCATTCACACATACAAGGGCCATACCCGGCGAATTGATGTCCTTAAATTTACTCCTGATGGTCGATGGATTGTTTCTGGAGGGGCTGATAACTCGGTGAAGGT from Panicum hallii strain FIL2 chromosome 9, PHallii_v3.1, whole genome shotgun sequence includes:
- the LOC112875092 gene encoding KH domain-containing protein HEN4-like isoform X1, which produces MDHGNSRRSNSKKRTHSSFDDGKRKRVNSRHDDTSMSSEPIETIYRILCPVKKIGSVLGRGGDVVKTLREETKSKIRVADSIPGADERVIIIFNYQNHSEQADEAAENISSDGLGSMKPHCSAQDALLKIHDKIVADEFHNGVADKESESADDVTARILVQGNQVGCLLGKGGSIIQQLRNDTGAGIRVLPSENLPLCALRSDELVQITGAPSLVRKALYEISTRLHQHPRKENLPLEEIIHASTQRKRESPPVPHGNLMFPHLHFDHPPPVPLLDPYRDGPLRTVAETEEFSVRILCASELIGSVIGKSGANVKRVEQQTGARIKVQEVDKDASGERLIIVSSEEIPADPISPTIEALMLLHDKLSVLSEKRHVSTRLVVPSSKVGCILGEGGKIITEMRRRTGAEIRVYSKADKPKYLSFDDELVQVAGPPAIARGALTEIASRLRTRTLRETSSANNPPPVAPFHGPPVDLPSREFTVYGRPSNDPPYGRPTIDPQSGRLTNDPYGRPAIDPPFGRLTDDSPYGRPAIVPPFGRPTIVPPYGRPGNNAPYGQLANNPPYGRPSSNVPYGRLNESAPRDPSHSYPVDYFSKREYPHGSPPFVSNAPSSTYERYAAPARVPTRELPSSFSPGADYMSHRSYRDHVPIDSYSSRGTQQLGITRDGNSNAYDYTEAAGQMHGREDHRGQTSVAGRYLSTIELRVPNSSLDSIVGVGGVNLAEIRQISGAKLRLLEGHPGSSESVVEIQGTLDQAKAAQSLLQGFISANSRSTLQQPQPSRMPLYPSWG
- the LOC112875092 gene encoding KH domain-containing protein HEN4-like isoform X2 codes for the protein MDHGNSRRSNSKKRTHSSFDDGKRKRVNSRHDDTSMSSEPIETIYRILCPVKKIGSVLGRGGDVVKTLREETKSKIRVADSIPGADERVIIIFNYQNHSEQADEAAENISSDGLGSMKPHCSAQDALLKIHDKIVADEFHNGVADKESESADDVTARILVQGNQVGCLLGKGGSIIQQLRNDTGAGIRVLPSENLPLCALRSDELVQITGAPSLVRKALYEISTRLHQHPRKENLPLEEIIHASTQRKRESPPVPHGNLMFPHLHFDHPPPVPLLDPYRDGPLRTVAETEEFSVRILCASELIGSVIGKSGANVKRVEQQTGARIKVQEVDKDASGERLIIVSSEEIPADPISPTIEALMLLHDKLSVLSEKRHVSTRLVVPSSKVGCILGEGGKIITEMRRRTGAEIRVYSKADKPKYLSFDDELVQVAGPPAIARGALTEIASRLRTRTLRETSSANNPPPVAPFHGPPVDLPSREFTVYGRPSNDPPYGRPTIDPQSGRLTNDPYGRPAIDPPFGRLTDDSPYGRPAIVPPFGRPTIVPPYGRPGNNAPYGQLANNPPYGRPSSNVPYGRLNESAPRDPSHSYPVDYFSKREYPHGSPPFVSNAPSSTYERYAAPARVPTRELPSSFSPGADYMSHRSYRDHVPIDSYSSRGTQQLGITRDGNSNAYDYTEAAGQMHGREDHRGQTSVAGYLSTIELRVPNSSLDSIVGVGGVNLAEIRQISGAKLRLLEGHPGSSESVVEIQGTLDQAKAAQSLLQGFISANSRSTLQQPQPSRMPLYPSWG
- the LOC112875092 gene encoding KH domain-containing protein HEN4-like isoform X3 → MDHGNSRRSNSKKRTHSSFDDGKRKRVNSRHDDTSMSSEPIETIYRILCPVKKIGSVLGRGGDVVKTLREETKSKIRVADSIPGADERVIIIFNYQNHSEQADEAAENISSDGLGSMKPHCSAQDALLKIHDKIVADEFHNGVADKESESADDVTARILVQGNQVGCLLGKGGSIIQQLRNDTGAGIRVLPSENLPLCALRSDELVQITGAPSLVRKALYEISTRLHQHPRKENLPLEEIIHASTQRKRESPPVPHGNLMFPHLHFDHPPPVPLLDPYRDGPLRTVAETEEFSVRILCASELIGSVIGKSGANVKRVEQQTGARIKVQEVDKDASGERLIIVSSEEIPADPISPTIEALMLLHDKLSVLSEKRHVSTRLVVPSSKVGCILGEGGKIITEMRRRTGAEIRVYSKADKPKYLSFDDELVQAAGQMHGREDHRGQTSVAGYLSTIELRVPNSSLDSIVGVGGVNLAEIRQISGAKLRLLEGHPGSSESVVEIQGTLDQAKAAQSLLQGFISANSRSTLQQPQPSRMPLYPSWG